The following coding sequences are from one Pseudonocardia sp. EC080619-01 window:
- the uvrA gene encoding excinuclease ABC subunit UvrA, translating into MSPGAQPVPSGPKLVVRGAREHNLQGVDIDLPRDSMIVFTGLSGSGKSSLAFDTIFAEGQRRYVESLSAYARQFLGQMDKPDVDFIEGLSPAVSIDQKSTNRNPRSTVGTITEIHDYLRLLYARAGIPHCPQCGERIAKQTPQQIVDQVLEMEQGSRFQVLAPVVRTRKGEFVDLFSTLQSQGYSRGLVDGTVHQLADPPKLKKQEKHDISVVVDRLSVKATAKQRLTDSVETALRLADGLVVLDFVDLPDDDAGRERRFSEKMACPNGHTLAVDDLEPRTFSFNSPYGACPACAGLGIKKEVDPELVVPDPDLSLGDGAIAPWSAGHNAEYFGRLLSGLSTAIGFRMDTPWRKLPAAAQKAVLNGSDDQVHVRYRNRYGRERSYYANFEGVMPFLERRLEQTESESQRERYEGYMRDIPCPACGGARLRPEVLSVTMPHRDLGERSIAQVSNMSVAECWHFLQGMVLDERQTVIAGAVLKEIQARLGFLLDVGLEYLSLDRAAGTLSGGEAQRIRLATQIGSGLVGVLYVLDEPSIGLHQRDNRRLIDTLTRLKDLGNTLIVVEHDEDTIRACDWAVDIGPGAGEHGGHIVHSGPVAELESHDTSLTGAYLSGRKTIPLPQRRELDHDRKLTVVGAREHNLRGIDVDVPLGGLVSITGVSGSGKSTLINDILATVLANKLNGARQVPGRHTRITGVDQVDKLVRVDQSPIGRTPRSNPATYTGVWDKVRKLFAATTEAKVRGYAEGRFSFNVKGGRCEACTGDGTIKIEMNFLPDVYVPCEVCKGARYNRETLEVHYKGKTVADVLDMPIEEAAEFFEPITSISRYLRTLVDVGLGYVRLGQPAPTLSGGEAQRVKLASELQKRSNGRTVYILDEPTTGLHFEDIRKLLAVIQGLADKGNTVIVIEHNLDVIKTSDWVIDMGPEGGSGGGTVVAQGTPEQVAAEQASHTGRFLRDLVTPDDSPAPRRRRTARSRTADASSNGATGSGSSNGSAPATRRRSRATAAS; encoded by the coding sequence CTGTCACCGGGCGCCCAGCCGGTACCGAGCGGTCCGAAGCTGGTCGTGCGCGGCGCGCGCGAGCACAACCTGCAGGGCGTCGACATCGACCTGCCCCGCGACAGCATGATCGTGTTCACCGGGCTGTCCGGGTCGGGCAAGTCGAGCCTCGCGTTCGACACGATCTTCGCCGAGGGTCAGCGCCGGTACGTCGAGTCGCTGTCGGCCTACGCCCGCCAGTTCCTCGGGCAGATGGACAAGCCCGACGTCGACTTCATCGAGGGCCTCTCGCCGGCGGTCTCGATCGACCAGAAGTCGACCAACCGCAACCCGCGGTCGACGGTCGGCACGATCACCGAGATCCACGACTACCTGCGCCTGCTCTACGCGCGGGCCGGGATCCCGCACTGCCCGCAGTGCGGCGAGCGGATCGCGAAGCAGACGCCGCAGCAGATCGTGGACCAGGTCCTCGAGATGGAGCAGGGCAGCCGCTTCCAGGTGCTCGCCCCGGTCGTCCGGACCCGCAAGGGCGAGTTCGTCGACCTGTTCTCCACCCTGCAGTCGCAGGGCTACTCCCGGGGGCTCGTCGACGGCACCGTGCACCAGCTCGCGGACCCGCCGAAGCTGAAGAAGCAGGAGAAGCACGACATCTCCGTCGTCGTCGACCGGCTGTCGGTCAAGGCGACCGCCAAGCAGCGGCTCACCGACTCGGTGGAGACGGCGCTGCGGCTGGCGGACGGGCTCGTCGTGCTGGACTTCGTCGACCTCCCCGACGACGACGCCGGCCGCGAGCGCCGGTTCTCCGAGAAGATGGCCTGCCCGAACGGGCACACCCTCGCCGTCGACGACCTCGAGCCCCGGACCTTCTCCTTCAACTCGCCCTACGGCGCCTGCCCGGCCTGCGCGGGCCTGGGCATCAAGAAGGAGGTCGACCCGGAGCTGGTCGTCCCCGACCCGGACCTGTCGCTCGGCGACGGCGCGATCGCGCCCTGGTCCGCCGGGCACAACGCCGAGTACTTCGGCCGGCTGCTGTCGGGGTTGTCGACGGCCATCGGTTTCCGGATGGACACCCCGTGGCGCAAGCTGCCGGCCGCCGCGCAGAAGGCGGTGCTGAACGGGAGCGACGACCAGGTCCACGTCCGCTACCGCAACCGGTACGGCCGGGAGCGGTCGTACTACGCGAACTTCGAGGGCGTCATGCCGTTCCTCGAGCGTCGCCTGGAGCAGACCGAGTCGGAGTCGCAGCGCGAGCGCTACGAGGGCTACATGCGCGACATCCCGTGCCCGGCCTGCGGCGGCGCGCGACTGCGGCCCGAGGTCCTGTCGGTCACCATGCCGCACCGTGACCTGGGGGAGCGGTCGATCGCCCAGGTCTCGAACATGTCGGTCGCCGAGTGCTGGCACTTCCTGCAGGGCATGGTGCTCGACGAGCGCCAGACCGTGATCGCCGGTGCGGTGCTCAAGGAGATCCAGGCCAGGCTCGGCTTCCTGCTCGACGTCGGGCTGGAGTACCTGTCGCTGGACCGGGCCGCCGGCACGCTGTCCGGCGGCGAGGCGCAGCGCATCCGGCTGGCCACCCAGATCGGTTCCGGCCTGGTCGGCGTGCTCTACGTGCTCGACGAGCCGTCGATCGGCCTGCACCAGCGCGACAACCGGCGGCTGATCGACACCCTGACCCGGCTGAAGGACCTCGGGAACACGCTGATCGTCGTCGAGCACGACGAGGACACCATCCGGGCCTGCGACTGGGCGGTGGACATCGGCCCGGGGGCCGGTGAGCACGGTGGGCACATCGTGCACTCCGGGCCGGTCGCGGAGCTGGAGTCGCACGACACCTCCCTGACGGGGGCGTACCTGTCCGGGCGGAAGACGATCCCGCTGCCGCAGCGCCGCGAGCTGGACCACGACCGGAAGCTGACCGTCGTCGGCGCGCGGGAGCACAACCTGCGCGGGATCGACGTCGACGTCCCGCTCGGTGGCCTCGTCTCCATCACCGGCGTCTCCGGCTCCGGGAAGTCCACGCTGATCAACGACATCCTGGCCACGGTCCTGGCGAACAAGCTCAACGGCGCCCGGCAGGTCCCGGGCCGGCACACCCGGATCACGGGCGTCGACCAGGTCGACAAGCTGGTGCGGGTCGACCAGTCGCCGATCGGGCGGACCCCGCGCTCCAACCCGGCGACCTACACCGGGGTCTGGGACAAGGTCCGCAAGCTGTTCGCCGCGACCACCGAGGCGAAGGTGCGCGGCTACGCCGAGGGCCGGTTCTCCTTCAACGTCAAGGGCGGCCGCTGCGAGGCGTGCACCGGCGACGGCACGATCAAGATCGAGATGAACTTCCTCCCGGACGTCTACGTCCCGTGCGAGGTCTGCAAGGGCGCCCGGTACAACCGGGAGACGCTCGAGGTGCACTACAAGGGCAAGACCGTGGCCGACGTGCTCGACATGCCGATCGAGGAGGCCGCGGAGTTCTTCGAGCCGATCACCTCGATCAGCCGCTACCTGCGGACCCTGGTCGACGTCGGCCTCGGCTACGTCCGTCTCGGGCAGCCCGCTCCCACGCTGTCCGGGGGTGAGGCACAGCGGGTCAAGCTGGCCTCCGAGCTGCAGAAGCGCAGCAACGGCCGGACCGTCTACATCCTCGACGAGCCGACCACGGGCCTGCACTTCGAGGACATCCGCAAGCTGCTCGCGGTGATCCAGGGGCTCGCCGACAAGGGCAACACGGTGATCGTGATCGAGCACAACCTCGACGTCATCAAGACGTCGGACTGGGTCATCGACATGGGTCCGGAGGGCGGATCCGGTGGTGGCACGGTCGTCGCACAGGGGACACCCGAGCAGGTGGCGGCCGAGCAGGCGAGCCACACGGGCCGGTTCCTGCGCGACCTGGTGACACCGGACGACAGCCCGGCGCCACGTCGTCGCCGCACGGCCCGCAGCCGTACGGCCGACGCCTCGTCGAACGGCGCCACCGGGAGCGGGAGCTCGAACGGCTCGGCCCCGGCGACCCGGCGGCGCAGCCGGGCGACCGCGGCGTCCTGA
- a CDS encoding DUF2000 domain-containing protein, which translates to MTAPDTTTVPAPAPVERPATKIVVVLRDDLAGWQVANVTAFLSAGVATAVPELIGAPYADADGNTYLPTLGLPVIVRAADAATLGTCRARAVTRGLPAAIYTSAMFGTGNDDDNRAVVAADRAEELDLVGVAVHGPRNAVDKIVKGTRVHP; encoded by the coding sequence GTGACCGCACCCGACACGACGACCGTCCCCGCCCCGGCCCCGGTCGAGCGCCCCGCGACGAAGATCGTGGTGGTGCTCCGCGACGATCTCGCCGGCTGGCAGGTCGCGAACGTGACCGCCTTCCTCTCCGCCGGCGTCGCCACCGCCGTCCCGGAACTGATCGGCGCCCCCTACGCCGACGCCGACGGCAACACCTACCTCCCCACACTCGGCCTCCCGGTGATCGTCCGGGCGGCCGACGCCGCGACGCTCGGGACCTGCCGGGCCCGGGCCGTCACCCGCGGGCTGCCGGCCGCGATCTACACCTCGGCGATGTTCGGCACCGGCAACGACGACGACAACCGGGCCGTCGTCGCCGCCGACCGGGCCGAGGAGCTCGATCTCGTCGGTGTGGCCGTGCACGGGCCGCGGAACGCCGTCGACAAGATCGTCAAGGGGACGCGCGTCCATCCGTGA
- the rplT gene encoding 50S ribosomal protein L20, with protein sequence MARVKRAVNAQKKRRTTLESAAGYRGQRSRLYRKAKEQMLHSMTYSYRDRRQRKGDFRQLWITRINAAARANDMTYNRFVQGLKAAGVEVDRKNLAEIAVSDPAAFAALVKVAKENLPAGTEQGSAA encoded by the coding sequence ATGGCACGCGTGAAGCGCGCGGTGAACGCCCAGAAGAAGCGTCGCACCACGCTGGAGTCGGCCGCCGGATACCGCGGACAGCGTTCGCGGCTCTACCGCAAGGCCAAGGAGCAGATGCTCCACTCCATGACCTACTCCTACCGGGACCGTCGCCAGCGCAAGGGCGACTTCCGGCAGCTGTGGATCACCCGCATCAACGCCGCGGCCCGCGCGAACGACATGACGTACAACCGGTTCGTCCAGGGCCTCAAGGCCGCCGGTGTCGAGGTCGACCGCAAGAACCTCGCCGAGATCGCCGTGAGCGACCCGGCCGCGTTCGCCGCGCTGGTCAAGGTCGCGAAGGAGAACCTGCCGGCCGGGACCGAGCAGGGCTCCGCGGCCTGA
- a CDS encoding RNA methyltransferase, with protein sequence MTRTETPGTERTPRVAAARKLLRRPGRDRAGRFLVEGAQAVREALDACPVHELFVTTAAAQRHPELVESAREGGARVLTVTDQAAAGLSETVTPQGLVAVCDLLDVPLATALAGSPGFVTVCAGISDPGNVGTVVRVADAAGCDAVLLAGDTVDPHNGKAVRASTGSVFHLPLARDRDAQGVVAACRSAGLTTLVADGRGELDLHAPEAAPILAGPVAWILGSEAHGPGPDVFAAADHRVRVPIHGRAESLNLATAAAICLYATVGARAGAAPRPPSARD encoded by the coding sequence GTGACCCGTACCGAGACGCCCGGTACCGAGCGCACCCCGCGCGTCGCAGCCGCCCGCAAGCTGCTGCGACGCCCGGGGCGCGATCGGGCCGGGCGTTTTCTCGTCGAGGGCGCGCAGGCGGTCCGTGAGGCCCTCGACGCCTGCCCCGTGCACGAGCTGTTCGTGACGACGGCGGCCGCGCAGCGACACCCCGAGCTGGTCGAGTCGGCTCGGGAGGGGGGTGCACGCGTCCTGACCGTCACCGACCAGGCGGCGGCCGGCCTGTCCGAGACCGTGACCCCGCAGGGCCTGGTCGCGGTCTGCGACCTGCTCGACGTGCCGCTCGCGACGGCGCTCGCCGGCAGTCCCGGCTTCGTCACCGTCTGCGCCGGAATCTCCGATCCCGGCAACGTCGGGACCGTGGTCCGGGTCGCGGACGCGGCCGGCTGCGACGCGGTCCTGCTCGCCGGGGACACCGTCGACCCGCACAACGGGAAGGCGGTCCGCGCCTCCACCGGCAGTGTCTTCCACCTGCCGCTGGCGCGTGACCGGGACGCCCAGGGCGTCGTCGCGGCCTGCCGGTCCGCAGGGCTCACCACGCTGGTCGCCGACGGCCGCGGTGAGCTCGACCTGCACGCCCCGGAGGCGGCGCCGATCCTGGCCGGTCCGGTCGCCTGGATCCTCGGCAGCGAGGCGCACGGTCCCGGTCCCGACGTCTTCGCCGCCGCCGACCACCGGGTGCGGGTGCCGATCCACGGCCGCGCCGAGTCGCTGAACCTGGCCACGGCCGCAGCGATCTGCCTGTACGCGACGGTCGGCGCCCGGGCCGGGGCGGCCCCGCGGCCCCCGTCCGCCCGGGACTGA
- the infC gene encoding translation initiation factor IF-3, whose amino-acid sequence MPEVRLVGPNGEQVGIVRIEDALRLAQDADLDLVEVAGQARPPVCKLMDYGKFKYESAQKARESRRNQQLTVIKEQKLRPKIDKHDYETKRGHVRRFLEGGNKVKVTIMFRGREQSRPELGYRLLQRLAEDIGDIAVVEAAPKQDGRNMTMVLAPTKKPAPRKSAAAASTDAPAEAEA is encoded by the coding sequence GTGCCCGAGGTCCGCCTCGTCGGCCCGAACGGGGAGCAGGTCGGGATCGTGCGCATCGAGGACGCCCTCCGGCTGGCCCAGGACGCCGATCTCGACCTCGTCGAGGTCGCCGGCCAGGCCCGCCCGCCGGTCTGCAAGCTCATGGACTACGGCAAGTTCAAGTACGAGAGCGCGCAGAAGGCCCGGGAGTCCCGGCGCAACCAGCAGCTCACCGTGATCAAGGAGCAGAAGCTCCGGCCGAAGATCGACAAGCACGACTACGAGACGAAGCGCGGACACGTCCGCCGTTTCCTCGAGGGCGGCAACAAGGTCAAGGTCACGATCATGTTCCGTGGCCGCGAGCAGTCCCGCCCCGAGCTGGGCTACCGGCTGTTGCAGCGTCTTGCCGAGGACATCGGGGACATCGCCGTCGTCGAGGCCGCTCCGAAGCAGGACGGCCGCAACATGACGATGGTCCTGGCGCCGACCAAGAAGCCGGCACCGCGCAAGTCCGCGGCCGCCGCCAGCACCGACGCCCCGGCGGAAGCCGAGGCGTGA
- a CDS encoding MBL fold metallo-hydrolase — MDVLENYTGHTDPGGAAIRRDLEKLSISKISVGEMDNNAYLLVCKESSEALLIDAAAEPARLADLIGATDERPDLRHLVTTHRHADHWQALGAIAGMFEPRLIAHPQDAPELPAPMDELVEGGDTIVFGAVELEVIHLRGHTPGSIALLYRGEDRPHLFTGDSLFPGGPGKTWSPEDNAQLLTDLEGRVFDTLPDDTWFYPGHGDDSTLGEQRPGLPEWKSRGW, encoded by the coding sequence GTGGACGTCCTGGAGAACTACACCGGTCACACCGACCCCGGGGGCGCGGCCATCCGCCGCGACCTGGAGAAGCTCAGCATCAGCAAGATCTCGGTGGGCGAGATGGACAACAACGCCTACCTCCTGGTCTGCAAGGAGAGCAGCGAGGCGCTGCTGATCGACGCGGCGGCGGAGCCGGCCCGGCTGGCCGACCTGATCGGTGCGACCGACGAGCGCCCCGACCTGCGTCACCTCGTCACCACGCACCGGCACGCCGACCACTGGCAGGCGCTGGGCGCGATCGCGGGCATGTTCGAGCCGCGGCTGATCGCCCACCCGCAGGACGCCCCGGAGCTGCCGGCCCCGATGGACGAGCTGGTCGAGGGCGGCGACACGATCGTCTTCGGCGCCGTGGAGCTCGAGGTGATCCACCTGCGTGGGCACACGCCGGGCTCGATCGCGCTGCTCTACCGGGGCGAGGACCGGCCGCACCTGTTCACCGGGGACAGCCTGTTCCCGGGCGGTCCGGGCAAGACCTGGTCGCCGGAGGACAACGCGCAGCTGCTCACCGATCTCGAGGGCCGCGTGTTCGACACCCTGCCGGACGACACCTGGTTCTACCCCGGCCACGGCGACGACTCGACGCTCGGCGAGCAGCGCCCGGGCCTGCCGGAGTGGAAGTCGCGCGGCTGGTGA
- a CDS encoding AraC family transcriptional regulator gives MSRAERAPDDVVAWRPERVPGIAEVLHARFGTHRYPVHAHATWTLLIVDDGAVRYDLDRRPHGTEEAPVTLLPPGVAHDGRAASGAGFRKRVLYLEPGLLGHHGIGPAVDHPGVRDPVLRRRLDELHRVLTASGTDLHAESRLALVTERLARHLAPAGTPDPGPPGDGLAGRLRDLLDARTADGITLDEAGRLLHAHPGHLVRAFSRRFGLPPHRYLDARRVERARGLLLDGMAPATAAVTAGFHDQAHLHRRFVRLLGVTPGRYSRSRPGAPATR, from the coding sequence ATGTCCCGAGCGGAGCGGGCACCGGACGACGTCGTCGCCTGGCGCCCGGAACGGGTCCCCGGGATCGCCGAGGTCCTGCACGCCCGGTTCGGCACGCACCGCTACCCGGTGCACGCGCACGCGACGTGGACGCTGCTGATCGTCGACGACGGTGCCGTCCGCTACGACCTGGACCGGCGGCCGCACGGGACCGAGGAGGCCCCGGTGACGCTGCTGCCCCCGGGCGTCGCGCACGACGGCCGCGCAGCGAGCGGGGCGGGCTTCCGCAAGCGGGTGCTCTACCTCGAGCCCGGGCTGCTCGGGCACCACGGGATCGGGCCCGCCGTCGACCACCCCGGGGTGCGCGACCCGGTGCTGCGCCGTCGCCTCGACGAGCTGCACCGGGTGCTGACCGCGTCCGGGACGGACCTGCACGCGGAGAGCCGGCTGGCACTCGTCACCGAGCGGCTCGCCCGGCACCTCGCCCCCGCCGGGACGCCCGATCCGGGGCCGCCCGGCGACGGCCTCGCCGGGCGGCTGCGCGACCTCCTCGACGCCCGCACGGCGGACGGGATCACCCTCGACGAGGCGGGCCGCCTGCTGCACGCCCATCCCGGTCACCTGGTGCGGGCGTTCTCCCGGCGGTTCGGGCTGCCCCCGCACCGCTACCTGGACGCCCGCCGCGTCGAACGGGCCCGTGGGCTCCTGCTGGACGGCATGGCCCCGGCGACGGCGGCCGTCACCGCCGGGTTCCACGACCAGGCGCACCTGCACCGGCGGTTCGTCCGGCTGCTCGGCGTCACGCCCGGGCGGTACTCCCGGTCACGACCGGGCGCACCGGCGACGCGCTGA
- the rpmI gene encoding 50S ribosomal protein L35 produces MPKNKTHKGTAKRVRTTGSGKLMRQQAGLRHRLEVKSRKEKRDLSGTVDVAKPDVKRVKKLLGR; encoded by the coding sequence ATGCCCAAGAACAAGACGCACAAGGGGACCGCGAAGCGGGTCCGCACCACCGGCAGCGGCAAGCTGATGCGTCAGCAGGCCGGCCTCCGTCACCGGCTGGAGGTCAAGTCCCGCAAGGAGAAGCGTGACCTCTCGGGCACGGTCGACGTGGCCAAGCCGGACGTGAAGCGCGTCAAGAAGCTGCTCGGTCGCTGA